In Thermoplasmata archaeon, the sequence CCGGTCGAAAGGGTGGCGAGGTGGGTGAGGCCGAGGTCCACTCCGACCGGGGCCTCGGCCGACGTGGCCGGCGCGGGAGCCGGGTCCGCAATCTCGTAGGTGAGGACGGCATACCAGCGGTCCCCCTCGCGCTTGACCGTGACCGTTTTGACCCTGCCCTCCGGCGGCAGACGATGAACCTTGATGGGAAGTTCCCCCACCGTGGACAGGCGAAACCGCCACGTCCCGTTCCGACCGGGAACGAGGGCTCCGGACCCGTTCGAGTCCGGGTAGCACATGGAAGTGATCTCGCGTTTGAAGCGCGGGAACCCGGGCTGGCCCCC encodes:
- a CDS encoding transposase, which produces GGQPGFPRFKREITSMCYPDSNGSGALVPGRNGTWRFRLSTVGELPIKVHRLPPEGRVKTVTVKREGDRWYAVLTYEIADPAPAPATSAEAPVGVDLGLTHLATLSTGEVVEAPKFLRRDSVQRARRG